The Gossypium hirsutum isolate 1008001.06 chromosome A13, Gossypium_hirsutum_v2.1, whole genome shotgun sequence nucleotide sequence agaatttattatattttttgaaaatatttatgtatatatatatattttagaattaagactaaattgagataatttataatgatgagggttattttttttaaattatgactaaattaacataatatataaaaattaatggctaaatttattattatactaattttttaacTGCCACTTCACCCTTCTATCAGAAACTtaacagaaaataaaaaatctaattaattgagtgaccaatttaaaacatttaatagttGGATGgctaaaaaaactaaattataattgAGTTACTTATAATATAGTTtacctaaaaaaatattttttttaaatatgatttttcgTTTTCATGAGTTCTAATTAAGAGTAAGTTTAAATGgacaatatatttttttacaattagtataaaaataatgatgataacaacattaaatattataataatattgtgCCATgacataaaaagtaaaataatcacACCATCCCTGTTCATGGCTCGactaaaaaagaaaactaaagggAGAACACATAAGTAAACCTCCGTCGAAAAGAACAATAACCAGTAGTGGGCCCTAAATAGTAGTGTGGATTTAAAGTCAAGCGGCATTCTATTTACAGgcaaaaagaattaaaatcaGAAAATGTTAACGCTTTTCTTCATTTCCTTATTTCTTATTCTCGTTCTCTCCGCTCTTCTCTTCAAGTTTGCCATTTCTGATGGTAAAGTTGTCTAAGAAATCCTGTTAtagtttcattttcttctttggTAGTATTTAATCTAATTCTCTCAAATTTGtatctctttgttttttttttttggaattttcttATACACTTCAGGAGATTTTACTTTACTATCTAGAAGGCATGTAAAGCGTGAAGAAATTGAAGATAAGGtaattctttatatattatttcttaaagtttaagcttttttttttattgtattttggggtatttatatattttttccccACTTTCCTTTTCTTGAAATTGGATAGGTTGTGTGGATTACTGGAGCTAGCCGTGGGATTGGTAAAATTTCtaatagtatttatttatttttgttcatttccTAAATTTTGCTACttattttgggtttgtaaaattaattcattaaattcaATTCATAACAATATGGTTTGAGGTTGTTTGTTAATTTTTGCTATCTTTGATAATTATATGATTTTAGACTTCTTTTTGGGACTTAGAGCATATATAGTTTACTCATGCTAAATAACCATTTCTAttgtttttttgattttttttgttccaaATATTGAAGAAACATCTCGTACCTAACTCTCATTGATATATCTATACAGTTCCAAGTTCCAATAGTAATCATGCTTGACTTTTAGGTATAAGAAGTCAGCTATTTTTCTGGTCTATGGTAATAGACTAATGGTTCAAGACCTTGAGTTAGTTCTTTCTTTTTTGTCAATAAATTACCACAGAAAATGTCAGGGAAGGTGGTTTGAGTTATTGCCAAACCTAGATGGAGTGTAATGCTGCTTGGCCAGTTGGTAAATACCTTCAGAACGGCTCAAATAAATACAATCTCTTTGGTAAATGATGCCTGAATAGAACTAACAGGGTGAACGGACCAGAGTTTTTGTGACATCTTGAATTGTCATCCTAAAATAAAAAGGGATTAATAGATAGTTTATCGTGCCTTAAATCTTGCACATTAGATTTACACTTTTAGTGGTGCAAAAATCTATGCTTTTTCCATCAAAATAGATTAGGGTTCTGAAATTAAAGGCTATAAAATATGTACCTTAATTTTAATGTTGATATAAAGCATACATACTAGGGTCTAGATAGAGAACACGTGGAGGTTGTGTATGGATAGCTTACTACTGACAGAATGCTCTCTCACCAATTTAAAATcaataattatgttatattataaattGGTGACTACGACAAGTGGAATCTGAGGGCTCGTTTAAATTTCAAACACATTTTAACAGATTCTTGGATAGTCTTATTCCGTGAAGAACTGAAAATGTCTTTTCGTTCATCTTGTTTTATGTCCCACTTTTATAAATTCTATGTTCTGCCGAATTTTAGTACAGGATGACAAACCTTATTTGAATATTGCAATTAAGTTCTTGCCCTACTTTTAAGAGGTTTCGTCTATTGATAGCTTTTGCCTTTGAGGGATTTTTGAGCTGTGTTCCTTTTGTTGATTGTCTGTCTTCTATGATGTGGCAtagattttcttttattgttttgcaGCTGATTTGCTTTGCTGTTTCACATTTTTGACACATTCTATTTATAATGGTGTGTTTAGGAGAAATTCTTGCTAAACAATTGGCAAGTTTAGGGGCCAAACTTATTCTTTCTGCACGAAATGAAACTGAACTGGAGCGAGTTAGGAAACAACTTACTGGTATGCCTGAGGCCTGGGTCCtagcttttaatttttaataaaaattttaaatttatttcctAGTTGGCTCCTCTTTAGTATATAATATTAGTATGCTTGCAGGTAAATATGCACCTGAACAGGTAAAGATTTTGCCCCTTGATTTGACATCTGGAGAGGCTACACTCAAGGAAGCTGTAGACAAAGCAGAATCCTTTTTTCCTGGTGTTGGTGTTGATTATATGATCCACAATGCAGCTTATGAGCGTCCTGTAAGTGTGCACAACCTCATTCTTGATAGAGATTCATCAGTATTCTACACTGCTGGATAGAAATATGTGTATTGAACTTACGTTTTCTAATGTTAACCAGGTTtcttgaaatgaatgaaaatagaatagtaaaattaaataaatcattaggATGTCTGCTGAAGTCCACAGTATTGGCCATTTTCTTCTTATTTTGGTTGGGAGGGGCAGCaattgaatattaatatttaaaaaggtGGTATTAAGTTTTGAtctgtatttaattattaatcatcATATTTCACTTCTCAAAGCTTTTGCTTTCAAACCTTTTACTGTTGAGGGTATCTATTTTCTCTTCAGTtgcattgaaaaatatttaatgcTTTTTCTTTTGCCAGTTTGTTGAAATAAATACTTTTACTTGATAGATGTTTCTGTGGTGTCAAAGTGATAGATGCTTACCCCTTTCCATCCTGCTCCAAACCAAAAGAAACAGgtttttatcacttttttttttggtgaaaagaaAAGATTACAGAAGGATAAAAACTAAATCCCCATAGGAGGATCCTCAATCAATCTTAAGCCTAGTCTTTTAGAATGAACTGACTTGGCCAATCTATCGGCAACTAGATTTTCTTCACGAGAAATATGTTGAATCCTCCAATTTTTTAGTGTTTTGAGGATAAAATGAATTCTTCTGACGAGTGCAGAATTAGAATTTCTTGAAGAACCTACTTGAATAGCATTAACAGCTTCAATACTATCAATTTGGATGAAGACCCTTTCGAAACTTCTATCCAAAATAAGGTTTAAGCCGTCTAAGATCCCCCAAAGCTCAGCCTCGACCACCGTACAATTGCTCAAATATCTGCAGTAGCCCATGATCCACCCATCATTATGATCGCACACAAACCCCTCAACTGTTGCAAAGCCTTCATCCAGTCTAACCGAACCATTAGATTTCAAGCTTACCCAATTGCTATCTGTATGCGAAGTGTGTGGATAACCATGTGCCTTGTGATAAGCTGCTTTTGATGCTAATGAGTATTGCTTTGCCCAACTGTATGAGCCCTTAAGGATCTCTTCATAACTCCAAGAAAAGTCCTGAAAAATAAAGAAGTTGCGGTTCTTCCAAATGCGCCAAGCAATAATCCCAAAAAAGCACAGCCAGTCCACCCCATCTAAAGAAACAGAGAAATGATTTTTGAGATTAATCGTCATCCAATTGTGAAGGGAACCAATATAAAACCTGGATCATCTTTCTTTTGGGATAATATTATCCCAAATGATTCTGGCTGCAAACAGTCTCTAACATCCTCGCATTCATGTCCACAAAATCCACAACCGCTGCTATTCCCAAAGCCTCACCTTGTCCTTTTGGCGTTCATAAGTAAGTGATGTTTGAGGGCGAGCCATAAAAAGAACCGGATTCATTGGGGTCCACTAAAACTCCAAGGCATCTCCCAAATACATTCTTTAGGATTCAGTGTACCTTCTGATAGGCACTTTTGATAGAAAATAAGCCAGTCAATGTAGCTCCCCAGACTATTTTGTTAGGTCCCAAAGAAGGATGTGGTGGTGAAATTCCAACAATTTTGTTAACAATCTCTTCTGGAATCCACAAACGAAAAAGATCTAAATTCCACGATCCATCACCTGCAATCATATTACTAAGCGTACAATCCATTTTAAGGTTAGTAGAGCATGGAATATAAGGTAATAAGGGGCCACAATTTGGGATCCAAGGATCTCGCCAACATTGAATACTCTTACCGTCTCCAACGGACCATAGATTTTCACGGATAAAGGGTCATACCTTGGCAATGGATCTCCATAGGAAGGAACAACGCCCCCTCGAAATATTTTCAGGTAAACCACTGGGGATCCCGTATTTTGTACGAAGGACCCGAACCCATAAAGCATTGATATTAGAGACAAATTTAAAATCCATCTTCATCAtgaaagaagtattatgatcatcCAAATGTCTCAGACCAAGGCCCCCATGAGATTTCGGTTGACACATCGAATCCCAACTTACCAAAGCTACCTTAGCGTACCATTAGTGGATCCCCAAATGAATTTTTGAACAATGCGTTCGATCTTATCGCATAGACCTTTAGGAACCATCATTGTTTGCATAAAGTAACTTGGGATTGACAGAAGGACAGATTGAGCTAAAGTCACCTTACTTGCCAAAGAAAGTTGTCAGGCATCCCAACTAGACAGCTTGCTATGAACCTTATCAACCACGAAACGTAGGGTATTATTTGTAACCCTCTCGTGAAAAAGGGTAACACCTAAGTAAAACCCCAAGTTGTTCACTTCCTGAAAACCAAAAAAACTGCTGATATGCCTCCTTAAACTACCACCCACCTCTTTGGAGGAAAAAATATTCATCTTCCTCGTATTTATTTATGGCCCGAGTAgttacaaaaatcatcaagaatattCTTGATGGCCTGAGCTTGATGTTCCTCAGCATGACCGAAAAGGATCAAATCATCTGCGAAGAAAAGGTGAGAAAGCGGTGGACCATTGCGAACCAGTCGAATAGGGGACCATTTTCCAACATTAATGGCAACATGAATATTGTGACTCAACCACTCCATGCACAAAATGAATAAATAAGGAGATAAAGGACAACCTTGTAGAACACCtctagtgtcatgggttgcgcatgggagcccgcaaccatgacacattCGTGTGATCCATCAAGTgggaaggaggtcatttggcccgatcggactgacccattgcttgaagagattgaaggcccatctacaagctcgtcacatatggaaacataatcttcgaaGATATACAATCGTAGatttgatatgtaatcttaggagatatgattttgtaaatcttagagatttgatttgtagataccATTCGATCTTAGCCATTCATGTACTTGATCTGTACCGTTAGATTTGGGGAGGctctactataaatagaggcctctcccctcaatgtaaatcacttgagttttgaggAATAATAAGAGttcttgagagtattcactcaaacattattctctcttgtgttcttgatatttcgtggcttgttcttatttcgtTCTTCGTTCGCCTTTGTTTGATCGTTGAGTTGCTTTCGTTTGTGTTGGTTTTCAAaggggaattctattgaatcctcaaattgtgggagttaggctgacttaggcgtttttgaagcaagaaactgcctaaggccgcacggattgtgaggcaaaaatcctaagtccgtgacagttggtatccgagccaGTCTTTCGAAAGCACTATTGAAGGATGTCGAGAGAAGTTGGTGAGaatgagccaatggagacccgtgggagggccaGGAAGGCTAGTCGATCGAGGGACATGTTGTCGAGCTTGGAAAATCGAGTGGTCAATCTCGAGGAGTCTGTTGGTGACATGAGGGAGACACTCGAAGTGGTCCTAACCCGTATGGAGGAACTGAgggaagacatcaaagtatttgtgcTTGACACTCTTAGATCCACTTCGGACAAGCTGACGGTAAGGGACGAAGCTCTTGAGGCCCTGGTGACTGCCATGAAAGAGGAGATTGCTgagcttaagggggagctcaCAATTTGTAAGGTCGCTCTGGGAAATGGGATGTTGACTTCAGGACCGAAGCAACGCCATGTAGATGTCCCAAAACCCGAGAAGTTCAAGAGGGCTAGGTCTGCGAGAGAAGTGGACAACTTCCTGTGGGAATTGGAGCAATATTTTCGAGCAATGGGCATTGAGGATGATGCcactaaggtaaacactgcttcgaTTTACTTTACTGATGTTGCTCTCTTATGGTGGCGACGTAGGTCCACGGATGAGAGACGTGGAGGAACGACCattgggacttgggaggagttccaaggAGAGTTAAAGAAGCAGTTTTATCCGCAGCATGCTGAAAAGGAGGCTCGTGCTAAGTTGCGTCGGCTTACGCAACAAGGCACTGTTCGAGATTATGTGCGGGAGTTTAGTGAGCTGATGCTTCAGATCTCAGACTTGAATGAGAAGGAAGCATTTTATatgtttgaggatgggctaagaATGTGGGCTAAGCAAGAGTTGCGCCGCCTAGGCATCACCGATTTGACTGTAGCTATGGCTGAGGCAGAGAACTTCTACGAAGCTGGTGGGAGAAAGTTTGACAATAATGATGCTTCCAAACCCAAGCCAAGACCCAAAGGCAATGGTGGGGGAGACAAAGAGCAAACAGAAAGGAGTGGCGAAGCCCCAAGGAATTATAATGGTAGACCAGGGGATAAGAAAGAGCCAATGAGATGCTTTCTTTGCCAAGGTCCACATCGGTTGAGTGTTTGTCCAAAGAGGGCCGCTTTCAATGCTATGGAAGCACGCGAAGAGGCCAATCCTGACACCAAAAGTCTTGGTACGATATTGGGCGGTGTTGAAGACAAGACGAGTAATGGGctgatgtttgtggacatcatcGTGGCAGACAGAAAATTGAATGCCCTTGTTGATACTGGTGCATCTGATTTGTTCATGTCTAAAGAGATGGCGAAGGAACTCGGTCTCAAAGTGGAGGAAGATTCGGGTCGAATAAAAACGGTAAACTCAGAAAGTATTCCCATAACGGGTGTGGCTAAAGGGGTGGAACTCAAACTTGGCGAGTGGACAGGCAAGGCAACCATTAAGGTAATCCCacttgatgattatgattttgtggtAGGATTGAGTTTGTTTGACCGACTTAATGCGTATATTCATCCTTCCGAGAACTACATGATGATCTCTGATTCGAACCATCGTTATATGGTGCGAATGAAAAGAAAGGGAAACATGGAAGGCAAAACATTGTCGGCAATCCAATTTGCCAAAGGAGTACGTAGAAACGAAGTCTCCTATTTAGCCACCTTAAGGAACAATGTGGAGGAGAAATTCGAGGAGGAAATCCCAAAAGAAGTGAAGCAGTTGTTGCAGTCTTTTCAAGATGTAATGCCCACAGAGTTGCCCAAGACATTGCCACCAAAGAGGGAGGTGGATCACAAGATTGAGTTGTTGCCTAATACTGAGCCACCAGCAAGGGCACCATATCGAATGTCTCCGCCTGAGTTGGAGGAATTGAGGAAGCAGTTAAGGGAACTTCTAGATGCCGGGTTCATTAAACCTTCCAAAGCCCCATTTGGAGCGCCGGTGTTATTCCAAAGGAAGCATGATGGGTCCTtaagattgtgcattgactatagggCCTTAAACAAGATCACTGTGAAGAACAGGTATCCCATTCCTCTCATTgcagatttgttcgatcaacttgGTAGCGCGAGATGGTTTACTAAGTTGGATTTGCGATCGGGGTACTACCAAGTGAGAGTAGCCGAAGGGGATGAGCCCAAAACAGCCTGTGTGACTCGGTATGGGTCTTTTgaattcttggtgatgccgttcgggttgacaaatgctccggcAACATTttgcaccctaatgaataaggtattaCAACCTTTCTTAGATCGCTTTGTGGTTGTTTA carries:
- the LOC121212730 gene encoding dehydrogenase/reductase SDR family member 7 isoform X7, which encodes MLTLFFISLFLILVLSALLFKFAISDGDFTLLSRRHVKREEIEDKVVWITGASRGIGEILAKQLASLGAKLILSARNETELERVRKQLTGKYAPEQVKILPLDLTSGEATLKEAVDKAESFFPGVGVDYMIHNAAYERPKTTALDVTEESLKATFNVNVFGTICLTRLLTPFMLRRGRGHFVVMSSAAGKTPAPGQAVYSASKYALNGYFHSLRSEPVLAVMYLVQYMPTIGYWLMDKVGGRRVEVAAQKGNTYSLGLLFGKKKAA